The following are from one region of the Silurus meridionalis isolate SWU-2019-XX chromosome 25, ASM1480568v1, whole genome shotgun sequence genome:
- the dtx2 gene encoding probable E3 ubiquitin-protein ligase DTX2 isoform X1: MATASGFPSRSGAALSAASPGTSSGAVGQSQAMVAVWEWQDDSGAWRPYSGQVSCFIEQCLHPHRSAGPAVTTISLGQSDASLAAYIIDIPSFTQFRQDTGKVRSVRRSLFPQSPALGNGVLWEWANDEGSWTAYEMHTSALLEHSYVTRQTTADLGPHSQNYVVDFMTFEQVNKTSGYRRRVRRQTGTPYPPASVSGTGTGSGSVIHSGPACTCQQCLSHGPMPGRSRHSFSAAAGPSSAYSPYPRRPLSVGNMAWGGPWSSAASSMAQPPGPVQSFPSTPNGLSIPSIPLQLNGSSSVSAALAGMASILMSAAGLGVRFMTSPSGRPNQAQASSVKRAKRQHRTAAQKPEEVIKKYMEEVRAIPDEDCMICMERLSCPSGYDSPEGGSQALQPSTVGKFTKCGHTLHMLCMLAMYNNGNKDGSLQCPSCKTIYGEKTGTQPKGKMEIYSIPQSLPGHPDCGTIQIIYNIPPGLQGSEHPNPGQPYTCRGFPRFCFLPDNDKGRKVLELLKVAWTRRLIFTVGTSNTTGEPDTVVWNEIHHKTEMMSNVSGHGYPDPNYLDNVLAELAAQGVTEDCLKRDTSRSREPE, encoded by the exons ATGGCCACCGCTTCCGGTTTCCCTTCGCGGAGTGGCGCGGCTCTGTCCGCTGCCTCGCCCGGGACCTCGTCCGGAGCCGTCGGCCAGTCGCAGGCCATGGTGGCGGTGTGGGAATGGCAGGACGATTCGGGCGCGTGGCGGCCCTACAGCGGCCAAGTCAGCTGCTTCATAGAGCAGTGTCTCCATCCTCACCGGAGCGCAGGCCCGGCTGTCACCACCATCTCCCTAGGGCAGAGTGACGCGAGTCTGGCTGCCTACATCATCGACATCCCGAGCTTCACACAGTTCCGACAGGACACCG GTAAAGTCCGCTCGGTGCGACGCAGCCTGTTCCCTCAGTCGCCTGCGCTGGGCAACGGCGTGCTCTGGGAATGGGCCAATGACGAAGGCAGCTGGACAGCTTACGAAATGCACACGTCTGCTTTGCTGGAGCACAGTTACGTAACCCGCCAGACCACGGCTGACTTAGGACCACACAGCCAGAACTACGTGGTGGACTTCATGACGTTCGAGCAAGTCAACAAGACGTCTGGTTACAGGCGGCGCGTGCGCAGGCAAACCGGGACTCCGTACCCGCCTGCATCGGTCTCGGGCACGGGCACGGGCTCGGGGTCGGTCATCCACTCGGGACCGGCATGCACCTGCCAGCAGTGTTTGAGCCACGGACCCATGCCCGGGCGCTCACGGCACTCTTTCTCAGCTGCTGCCGGCCCTTCCTCGGCGTACTCGCCGTATCCCAGAAGGCCGCTCTCCGTAGGGAACATGGCTTGGGGAGGACCCTGGAGCTCAGCGGCTTCTTCTATGGCTCAGCCTCCAGGGCCGGTGCAGTCCTTTCCGAGTACTCCGAATGGCTTGAG CATCCCGTCAATCCCCTTACAACTGAACGGCTCCAGCAGCGTGAGTGCCGCCCTGGCAG GCATGGCTTCCATTTTGATGTCTGCAGCAGGACTGGGAGTTCGCTTCATGACCAGCCCCTCCGGCAGGCCCAACCAAGCCCAAGCCAGCTCCGTTAAGAGGGCAAAGAGACAGCACAGGACAG CTGCCCAGAAACCCGAAGAGGTCATTAAGAAGTACATGGAGGAAGTGCGGGCGATCCCAGATGAG GATTGCATGATTTGCATGGAGCGTCTGTCGTGCCCCTCTGGCTACGACAGCCCTGAAGGGGGAAGCCAGGCGCTGCAGCCTAGCACCGTGGGCAAGTTCACCAAGTGTGGTCACACCTTACACATGCTCTGCATGCTGGCCATGTACAACAACGGCAACAAG GACGGCAGCCTGCAGTGTCCCTCTTGCAAGACAATCTACGGCGAAAAGACCGGCACTCAACCAAAGGGCAAGATGGAAATATACAGCATCCCTCAATCCCTCCCTGGTCACCCGGACTGTGGCACAATACAGATAATCTACAACATCCCTCCTGGATTACAG GGTTCCGAGCACCCGAATCCGGGCCAGCCTTACACCTGTCGAGGTTTTCCTCGCTTCTGCTTCCTGCCTGACAACGACAAGGGCAGAAAG GTTCTGGAGCTGCTGAAGGTGGCGTGGACGCGGCGTTTGATCTTCACAGTAGGCACGTCCAACACCACAGGCGAGCCCGACACGGTGGTGTGGAACGAGATCCACCACAAGACCGAGATGATGTCGAACGTATCGGGCCACGGATACCCAGACCCCAACTACCTGGACAACGTCCTGGCCGAGCTGGCGGCGCAGGGCGTAACCGAGGACTGCCTGAAAAGAGACACGTCTCGGTCACGTGAGCCCGAGTAG
- the dtx2 gene encoding probable E3 ubiquitin-protein ligase DTX2 isoform X2 — MATASGFPSRSGAALSAASPGTSSGAVGQSQAMVAVWEWQDDSGAWRPYSGQVSCFIEQCLHPHRSAGPAVTTISLGQSDASLAAYIIDIPSFTQFRQDTGKVRSVRRSLFPQSPALGNGVLWEWANDEGSWTAYEMHTSALLEHSYVTRQTTADLGPHSQNYVVDFMTFEQVNKTSGYRRRVRRQTGTPYPPASVSGTGTGSGSVIHSGPACTCQQCLSHGPMPGRSRHSFSAAAGPSSAYSPYPRRPLSVGNMAWGGPWSSAASSMAQPPGPVQSFPSTPNGLSIPSIPLQLNGSSSVSAALAAAQKPEEVIKKYMEEVRAIPDEDCMICMERLSCPSGYDSPEGGSQALQPSTVGKFTKCGHTLHMLCMLAMYNNGNKDGSLQCPSCKTIYGEKTGTQPKGKMEIYSIPQSLPGHPDCGTIQIIYNIPPGLQGSEHPNPGQPYTCRGFPRFCFLPDNDKGRKVLELLKVAWTRRLIFTVGTSNTTGEPDTVVWNEIHHKTEMMSNVSGHGYPDPNYLDNVLAELAAQGVTEDCLKRDTSRSREPE; from the exons ATGGCCACCGCTTCCGGTTTCCCTTCGCGGAGTGGCGCGGCTCTGTCCGCTGCCTCGCCCGGGACCTCGTCCGGAGCCGTCGGCCAGTCGCAGGCCATGGTGGCGGTGTGGGAATGGCAGGACGATTCGGGCGCGTGGCGGCCCTACAGCGGCCAAGTCAGCTGCTTCATAGAGCAGTGTCTCCATCCTCACCGGAGCGCAGGCCCGGCTGTCACCACCATCTCCCTAGGGCAGAGTGACGCGAGTCTGGCTGCCTACATCATCGACATCCCGAGCTTCACACAGTTCCGACAGGACACCG GTAAAGTCCGCTCGGTGCGACGCAGCCTGTTCCCTCAGTCGCCTGCGCTGGGCAACGGCGTGCTCTGGGAATGGGCCAATGACGAAGGCAGCTGGACAGCTTACGAAATGCACACGTCTGCTTTGCTGGAGCACAGTTACGTAACCCGCCAGACCACGGCTGACTTAGGACCACACAGCCAGAACTACGTGGTGGACTTCATGACGTTCGAGCAAGTCAACAAGACGTCTGGTTACAGGCGGCGCGTGCGCAGGCAAACCGGGACTCCGTACCCGCCTGCATCGGTCTCGGGCACGGGCACGGGCTCGGGGTCGGTCATCCACTCGGGACCGGCATGCACCTGCCAGCAGTGTTTGAGCCACGGACCCATGCCCGGGCGCTCACGGCACTCTTTCTCAGCTGCTGCCGGCCCTTCCTCGGCGTACTCGCCGTATCCCAGAAGGCCGCTCTCCGTAGGGAACATGGCTTGGGGAGGACCCTGGAGCTCAGCGGCTTCTTCTATGGCTCAGCCTCCAGGGCCGGTGCAGTCCTTTCCGAGTACTCCGAATGGCTTGAG CATCCCGTCAATCCCCTTACAACTGAACGGCTCCAGCAGCGTGAGTGCCGCCCTGGCAG CTGCCCAGAAACCCGAAGAGGTCATTAAGAAGTACATGGAGGAAGTGCGGGCGATCCCAGATGAG GATTGCATGATTTGCATGGAGCGTCTGTCGTGCCCCTCTGGCTACGACAGCCCTGAAGGGGGAAGCCAGGCGCTGCAGCCTAGCACCGTGGGCAAGTTCACCAAGTGTGGTCACACCTTACACATGCTCTGCATGCTGGCCATGTACAACAACGGCAACAAG GACGGCAGCCTGCAGTGTCCCTCTTGCAAGACAATCTACGGCGAAAAGACCGGCACTCAACCAAAGGGCAAGATGGAAATATACAGCATCCCTCAATCCCTCCCTGGTCACCCGGACTGTGGCACAATACAGATAATCTACAACATCCCTCCTGGATTACAG GGTTCCGAGCACCCGAATCCGGGCCAGCCTTACACCTGTCGAGGTTTTCCTCGCTTCTGCTTCCTGCCTGACAACGACAAGGGCAGAAAG GTTCTGGAGCTGCTGAAGGTGGCGTGGACGCGGCGTTTGATCTTCACAGTAGGCACGTCCAACACCACAGGCGAGCCCGACACGGTGGTGTGGAACGAGATCCACCACAAGACCGAGATGATGTCGAACGTATCGGGCCACGGATACCCAGACCCCAACTACCTGGACAACGTCCTGGCCGAGCTGGCGGCGCAGGGCGTAACCGAGGACTGCCTGAAAAGAGACACGTCTCGGTCACGTGAGCCCGAGTAG